The Vidua chalybeata isolate OUT-0048 chromosome 17, bVidCha1 merged haplotype, whole genome shotgun sequence genome has a segment encoding these proteins:
- the LPIN3 gene encoding phosphatidate phosphatase LPIN3 isoform X5 encodes MGSHQHRSQSQTMNYVGQLAESVFATVKELYQDLNPATLSGCIDVVVVRQPDNSFKCSPFHVRFGKLGVLRSKEKVGSIPCFLCTSPIFKKRCPEDAVQPSCGLEASSTGVILHKRRPRKRRPKKKEVLDSDSDSCDETKSELPAPSDAAHSSFADLLEVTGSLQPSEKYSYSDGEVFKVDSFMSSHRSSSKSDSELEIKPRESFSLAAESHMKWTWGRLPQVNKLVQVKPTKSTKITAAAATTISATLVPVDEATPLVATSEHLGGDSNPAEPQGHSLAVSSTEPTLTPPAGNSISRLKNILRAVRTKRFLGAYSVSQEKQKGDVNVVPEVQPDVEPFEGATAPRQAGSEGPTSQLERQRRQGSIKRSPHLDPSAIYLEDFSELDKKPVALYLAGSDTEQSLRLVTDPSNPLCIQLPSTLPANSAMDSDSMPTVALSLCGGLRGNRQVSHEKFMEHMVSYQQFAENPRLISDPNLVIMINKKYYNWAVAGPIVLALQAFQRNIPESIIDELVEEKMPKKEWRNWFSWRRREFSTEGNTAPYQPLKKINQNQHTPLCLQQQPRPGKASVGTLWHDPAQQRWEEKESPSDHEPQHPGDMSAVKAPTHKPLPTFKKSLRLSSKQIGRLNLQDGPNEVAFSVTTQYQGTCRCEATIYLWNWNEKVVISDIDGTITKSDALGHILPQLGKDWTHRGIVKLFHKIHLNGYKFLYCSARAIGMAHITKGYLKWVNEQGCGLPMGPMLLSPSSLLSAFHREVIEKKPEVFKVTCLTDIRKLFTTKYPFYAGFGNRPNDVYAYKQVGLPESRIFTVNPKGELTQELSKNQKSTYERLSELVEVFFPPVGQRGSTALVPPEYSHFAYGRPPLPDVDLDVLP; translated from the exons ATGGGGAGTCACCAGCACAGAAGTCAG TCTCAAACCATGAACTATGTGGGGCAGCTGGCTGAGAGCGTCTTTGCCACGGTGAAGGAGCTGTACCAGGATCTGAACCCCGCCACCCTGTCAGGCTGCATCGATGTGGTCGTGGTGAGGCAGCCTGACAACTCCTTCAAGTGCTCCCCATTTCATGTGCGCTTTGGGAAGCTGGGGGTGCTGCGCTCCAAGGAGAAGGTG GGCAGCATCCCCTGCTTCCTCTGCACATCCCCCATCTTCAAGAAGCGGTGCCCAGAGGATGCTGTTCAACCCTCCTGTGGGCTGGAGGCCTCCAGCACTGGAGTGATCCTGCACAAGAGGAGGCCACGCAAGAGAAGGCCCAAGAAGAAGGAGGTGTTGGACTCAGATTCTGACAGCTGTGATGAGACCAAAAGCGAGCTGCCAGCCCCAAG TGATGCAGCACATTCATCCTTTGCTGATCTCCTTGAAGTAACTGGGTCATTGCAACCCTCAGAGAAATACTCATACTCCGATGGAGAGGTGTTCAAAGTGGACAG CTTCATGTCGAGCCATCGGTCTTCTTCCAAAAGTGATTCTGAACTGGAGATCAAACCACGGGAAAGCTTTTCTCTAGCGGCTGAATCCCACATGAAGTGGACCTGGGGAAGGCTCCCTCAG GTGAATAAATTGGTGCAAGTTAAACCAACCAAGTCCACAAAgatcactgctgctgcagcaaccACCATCTCTGCGACACTGGTCCCAGTGGATGAGGCAACCCCTCTTGTTGCCACCTCTGAACATCTGGGAGGGGATTCAAACCCAGCAGAACCTCAGGGCCATTCCTTGGCTGTGTCTTCTACTGAGCCAACACTTACACCCCCGGCTGGGAACAgcatctccaggctgaagaacaTCCTCCGTGCTGTCAGGACAAAGAGATTTTTGGGGGCCTACTCAGTCTCACAAGAGAAACAGAAGGGAGATGTGAATGTTGTGCCAGAGGTTCAGCCAGATGTGGAGCCCTTTGAGGGAGCCACTGCTCCAAGGCAGGCGGGCTCAGAAGGCCCCACGTCccagctggagaggcagaggaggcaAG GATCCATCAAAAGAAGTCCTCACTTGGATCCCAGTGCCATTTACCTGGAGGACTTCTCTGAGCTGGACAAGAAGCCGGTGGCTCTCTATTTGGCCGGGAG CGACACAGAGCAGAGTTTGAGGCTTGTGACAGACCCCAGCAACCCTCTGTGTATCCAGCTGCCATCCACCTTGCCTGCCAACAGCGCCATGGACTCTGACTCGATGCCCACAGTTGCCCTGTCACTGTGCGGGGGTCTCAGGGGCAACAGGCAGGTCTCTCATG AGAAGTTCATGGAACACATGGTTTCCTACCAGCAGTTTGCTGAGAATCCAAGGCTCATCAGTGACCCAAATCTGGTGATAATGATCAACAAGAA gtaTTACAACTGGGCAGTGGCTGGTCCCATagtcctggccctgcaggcTTTCCAGAGGAACATTCCTGAG AGCATCATTGACGAATTGGTGGAGGAGAAGATGCCCAAGAAAGAGTGGAGGAATTGGTTTtcctggaggaggagagaaTTCTCGACAGAAGGG AACACGGCCCCATATCAgccactgaagaaaattaaccaGAACCAGCACAcccctctctgcctgcagcagcagccgaGGCCAGGGAAAGCCAGCGTGGGAACACTGTGGCACGACCCTGCTCAGCAGAG GTGGGAGGAAAAGGAGTCACCCAGTGACCATGAGCCCCAGCACCCTGGGGACATGTCTGCAGTGAAAGCTCCCACTCACAAACCTCTGCCAACCTTCAAGAAATCCCTGCGGCTCTCCTCCAAACAAATT ggaagGTTGAATCTGCAGGATGGCCCCAACGAGGTGGCATTCAGCGTGACGACTCAGTACCAGGGTACGTGCCGCTGTGAGGCCACGATCTACCTGTGGAACTGGAATGAAAAAGTGGTGATCTCAGACATCGATGGCACCATCACCAA ATCGGATGCTCTTGGACATATCTTGCCACAACTGGGTAAAGATTGGACTCACCGTGGGATTGTTAAACTCTTCCACAAAATCCACCT GAATGGCTACAAGTTCCTCTACTGCTCGGCCAGGGCTATTGGCATGGCCCACATCACCAAGGGCTACCTCAAATGGGTCAATGAGCAAGGCTGTGGCCTCCCCATGGGCCCCATGCTGCTTTCTCCCAGTAGCCTCTTGTCTGCCTTCCACAG GGAGGTGATTGAGAAGAAGCCAGAGGTGTTCAAGGTCACCTGCTTGACAGACATCCGAAAACTGTTTACTACAAAGTATCCCTTCTACGCGGGCTTTGGGAACAGGCCCAAT GATGTCTACGCTTACAAGCAAGTGGGGCTGCCAGAGAGCCGCATATTCACAGTAAACCCCAAGGGAGAGCTGACCCAGGAGCTCTCAAAGAACCAAAAGTCAAC GTATGAGCGGCTGTCGGAGCTGGTGGAGGTCTTCTTCCCTCCTGTGGGACAGAGGGGGAGCACTGCGCTGGTACCCCCAGAGTACAGCCACTTTGCCTACGGGAGACCTCCACTGCCTGATGTTGACTTGGATGTCTTGCCCTAA
- the LPIN3 gene encoding phosphatidate phosphatase LPIN3 isoform X6, producing the protein MGSHQHRSQSQTMNYVGQLAESVFATVKELYQDLNPATLSGCIDVVVVRQPDNSFKCSPFHVRFGKLGVLRSKEKVVDIEINGKPVDLHMKLGNNGEAFFVEELEEHEGSIPCFLCTSPIFKKRCPEDAVQPSCGLEASSTGVILHKRRPRKRRPKKKEVLDSDSDSCDETKSELPAPSFMSSHRSSSKSDSELEIKPRESFSLAAESHMKWTWGRLPQVNKLVQVKPTKSTKITAAAATTISATLVPVDEATPLVATSEHLGGDSNPAEPQGHSLAVSSTEPTLTPPAGNSISRLKNILRAVRTKRFLGAYSVSQEKQKGDVNVVPEVQPDVEPFEGATAPRQAGSEGPTSQLERQRRQGSIKRSPHLDPSAIYLEDFSELDKKPVALYLAGSDTEQSLRLVTDPSNPLCIQLPSTLPANSAMDSDSMPTVALSLCGGLRGNRQVSHEKFMEHMVSYQQFAENPRLISDPNLVIMINKKYYNWAVAGPIVLALQAFQRNIPESIIDELVEEKMPKKEWRNWFSWRRREFSTEGNTAPYQPLKKINQNQHTPLCLQQQPRPGKASVGTLWHDPAQQRWEEKESPSDHEPQHPGDMSAVKAPTHKPLPTFKKSLRLSSKQIGRLNLQDGPNEVAFSVTTQYQGTCRCEATIYLWNWNEKVVISDIDGTITKSDALGHILPQLGKDWTHRGIVKLFHKIHLNGYKFLYCSARAIGMAHITKGYLKWVNEQGCGLPMGPMLLSPSSLLSAFHREVIEKKPEVFKVTCLTDIRKLFTTKYPFYAGFGNRPNDVYAYKQVGLPESRIFTVNPKGELTQELSKNQKSTYERLSELVEVFFPPVGQRGSTALVPPEYSHFAYGRPPLPDVDLDVLP; encoded by the exons ATGGGGAGTCACCAGCACAGAAGTCAG TCTCAAACCATGAACTATGTGGGGCAGCTGGCTGAGAGCGTCTTTGCCACGGTGAAGGAGCTGTACCAGGATCTGAACCCCGCCACCCTGTCAGGCTGCATCGATGTGGTCGTGGTGAGGCAGCCTGACAACTCCTTCAAGTGCTCCCCATTTCATGTGCGCTTTGGGAAGCTGGGGGTGCTGCGCTCCAAGGAGAAGGTG GTTGACATTGAAATCAATGGAAAGCCTGTGGATCTGCACATGAAGCTGGGAAACAATGGAGAGGCCTTCTTTGTCGAGGAGTTAGAGGAGCATGAG GGCAGCATCCCCTGCTTCCTCTGCACATCCCCCATCTTCAAGAAGCGGTGCCCAGAGGATGCTGTTCAACCCTCCTGTGGGCTGGAGGCCTCCAGCACTGGAGTGATCCTGCACAAGAGGAGGCCACGCAAGAGAAGGCCCAAGAAGAAGGAGGTGTTGGACTCAGATTCTGACAGCTGTGATGAGACCAAAAGCGAGCTGCCAGCCCCAAG CTTCATGTCGAGCCATCGGTCTTCTTCCAAAAGTGATTCTGAACTGGAGATCAAACCACGGGAAAGCTTTTCTCTAGCGGCTGAATCCCACATGAAGTGGACCTGGGGAAGGCTCCCTCAG GTGAATAAATTGGTGCAAGTTAAACCAACCAAGTCCACAAAgatcactgctgctgcagcaaccACCATCTCTGCGACACTGGTCCCAGTGGATGAGGCAACCCCTCTTGTTGCCACCTCTGAACATCTGGGAGGGGATTCAAACCCAGCAGAACCTCAGGGCCATTCCTTGGCTGTGTCTTCTACTGAGCCAACACTTACACCCCCGGCTGGGAACAgcatctccaggctgaagaacaTCCTCCGTGCTGTCAGGACAAAGAGATTTTTGGGGGCCTACTCAGTCTCACAAGAGAAACAGAAGGGAGATGTGAATGTTGTGCCAGAGGTTCAGCCAGATGTGGAGCCCTTTGAGGGAGCCACTGCTCCAAGGCAGGCGGGCTCAGAAGGCCCCACGTCccagctggagaggcagaggaggcaAG GATCCATCAAAAGAAGTCCTCACTTGGATCCCAGTGCCATTTACCTGGAGGACTTCTCTGAGCTGGACAAGAAGCCGGTGGCTCTCTATTTGGCCGGGAG CGACACAGAGCAGAGTTTGAGGCTTGTGACAGACCCCAGCAACCCTCTGTGTATCCAGCTGCCATCCACCTTGCCTGCCAACAGCGCCATGGACTCTGACTCGATGCCCACAGTTGCCCTGTCACTGTGCGGGGGTCTCAGGGGCAACAGGCAGGTCTCTCATG AGAAGTTCATGGAACACATGGTTTCCTACCAGCAGTTTGCTGAGAATCCAAGGCTCATCAGTGACCCAAATCTGGTGATAATGATCAACAAGAA gtaTTACAACTGGGCAGTGGCTGGTCCCATagtcctggccctgcaggcTTTCCAGAGGAACATTCCTGAG AGCATCATTGACGAATTGGTGGAGGAGAAGATGCCCAAGAAAGAGTGGAGGAATTGGTTTtcctggaggaggagagaaTTCTCGACAGAAGGG AACACGGCCCCATATCAgccactgaagaaaattaaccaGAACCAGCACAcccctctctgcctgcagcagcagccgaGGCCAGGGAAAGCCAGCGTGGGAACACTGTGGCACGACCCTGCTCAGCAGAG GTGGGAGGAAAAGGAGTCACCCAGTGACCATGAGCCCCAGCACCCTGGGGACATGTCTGCAGTGAAAGCTCCCACTCACAAACCTCTGCCAACCTTCAAGAAATCCCTGCGGCTCTCCTCCAAACAAATT ggaagGTTGAATCTGCAGGATGGCCCCAACGAGGTGGCATTCAGCGTGACGACTCAGTACCAGGGTACGTGCCGCTGTGAGGCCACGATCTACCTGTGGAACTGGAATGAAAAAGTGGTGATCTCAGACATCGATGGCACCATCACCAA ATCGGATGCTCTTGGACATATCTTGCCACAACTGGGTAAAGATTGGACTCACCGTGGGATTGTTAAACTCTTCCACAAAATCCACCT GAATGGCTACAAGTTCCTCTACTGCTCGGCCAGGGCTATTGGCATGGCCCACATCACCAAGGGCTACCTCAAATGGGTCAATGAGCAAGGCTGTGGCCTCCCCATGGGCCCCATGCTGCTTTCTCCCAGTAGCCTCTTGTCTGCCTTCCACAG GGAGGTGATTGAGAAGAAGCCAGAGGTGTTCAAGGTCACCTGCTTGACAGACATCCGAAAACTGTTTACTACAAAGTATCCCTTCTACGCGGGCTTTGGGAACAGGCCCAAT GATGTCTACGCTTACAAGCAAGTGGGGCTGCCAGAGAGCCGCATATTCACAGTAAACCCCAAGGGAGAGCTGACCCAGGAGCTCTCAAAGAACCAAAAGTCAAC GTATGAGCGGCTGTCGGAGCTGGTGGAGGTCTTCTTCCCTCCTGTGGGACAGAGGGGGAGCACTGCGCTGGTACCCCCAGAGTACAGCCACTTTGCCTACGGGAGACCTCCACTGCCTGATGTTGACTTGGATGTCTTGCCCTAA
- the LPIN3 gene encoding phosphatidate phosphatase LPIN3 isoform X2: MNYVGQLAESVFATVKELYQDLNPATLSGCIDVVVVRQPDNSFKCSPFHVRFGKLGVLRSKEKVVDIEINGKPVDLHMKLGNNGEAFFVEELEEHEGSIPCFLCTSPIFKKRCPEDAVQPSCGLEASSTGVILHKRRPRKRRPKKKEVLDSDSDSCDETKSELPAPSDAAHSSFADLLEVTGSLQPSEKYSYSDGEVFKVDSFMSSHRSSSKSDSELEIKPRESFSLAAESHMKWTWGRLPQVNKLVQVKPTKSTKITAAAATTISATLVPVDEATPLVATSEHLGGDSNPAEPQGHSLAVSSTEPTLTPPAGNSISRLKNILRAVRTKRFLGAYSVSQEKQKGDVNVVPEVQPDVEPFEGATAPRQAGSEGPTSQLERQRRQGSIKRSPHLDPSAIYLEDFSELDKKPVALYLAGSDTEQSLRLVTDPSNPLCIQLPSTLPANSAMDSDSMPTVALSLCGGLRGNRQVSHEKFMEHMVSYQQFAENPRLISDPNLVIMINKKYYNWAVAGPIVLALQAFQRNIPESIIDELVEEKMPKKEWRNWFSWRRREFSTEGNTAPYQPLKKINQNQHTPLCLQQQPRPGKASVGTLWHDPAQQRWEEKESPSDHEPQHPGDMSAVKAPTHKPLPTFKKSLRLSSKQIGRLNLQDGPNEVAFSVTTQYQGTCRCEATIYLWNWNEKVVISDIDGTITKSDALGHILPQLGKDWTHRGIVKLFHKIHLNGYKFLYCSARAIGMAHITKGYLKWVNEQGCGLPMGPMLLSPSSLLSAFHREVIEKKPEVFKVTCLTDIRKLFTTKYPFYAGFGNRPNDVYAYKQVGLPESRIFTVNPKGELTQELSKNQKSTYERLSELVEVFFPPVGQRGSTALVPPEYSHFAYGRPPLPDVDLDVLP; the protein is encoded by the exons ATGAACTATGTGGGGCAGCTGGCTGAGAGCGTCTTTGCCACGGTGAAGGAGCTGTACCAGGATCTGAACCCCGCCACCCTGTCAGGCTGCATCGATGTGGTCGTGGTGAGGCAGCCTGACAACTCCTTCAAGTGCTCCCCATTTCATGTGCGCTTTGGGAAGCTGGGGGTGCTGCGCTCCAAGGAGAAGGTG GTTGACATTGAAATCAATGGAAAGCCTGTGGATCTGCACATGAAGCTGGGAAACAATGGAGAGGCCTTCTTTGTCGAGGAGTTAGAGGAGCATGAG GGCAGCATCCCCTGCTTCCTCTGCACATCCCCCATCTTCAAGAAGCGGTGCCCAGAGGATGCTGTTCAACCCTCCTGTGGGCTGGAGGCCTCCAGCACTGGAGTGATCCTGCACAAGAGGAGGCCACGCAAGAGAAGGCCCAAGAAGAAGGAGGTGTTGGACTCAGATTCTGACAGCTGTGATGAGACCAAAAGCGAGCTGCCAGCCCCAAG TGATGCAGCACATTCATCCTTTGCTGATCTCCTTGAAGTAACTGGGTCATTGCAACCCTCAGAGAAATACTCATACTCCGATGGAGAGGTGTTCAAAGTGGACAG CTTCATGTCGAGCCATCGGTCTTCTTCCAAAAGTGATTCTGAACTGGAGATCAAACCACGGGAAAGCTTTTCTCTAGCGGCTGAATCCCACATGAAGTGGACCTGGGGAAGGCTCCCTCAG GTGAATAAATTGGTGCAAGTTAAACCAACCAAGTCCACAAAgatcactgctgctgcagcaaccACCATCTCTGCGACACTGGTCCCAGTGGATGAGGCAACCCCTCTTGTTGCCACCTCTGAACATCTGGGAGGGGATTCAAACCCAGCAGAACCTCAGGGCCATTCCTTGGCTGTGTCTTCTACTGAGCCAACACTTACACCCCCGGCTGGGAACAgcatctccaggctgaagaacaTCCTCCGTGCTGTCAGGACAAAGAGATTTTTGGGGGCCTACTCAGTCTCACAAGAGAAACAGAAGGGAGATGTGAATGTTGTGCCAGAGGTTCAGCCAGATGTGGAGCCCTTTGAGGGAGCCACTGCTCCAAGGCAGGCGGGCTCAGAAGGCCCCACGTCccagctggagaggcagaggaggcaAG GATCCATCAAAAGAAGTCCTCACTTGGATCCCAGTGCCATTTACCTGGAGGACTTCTCTGAGCTGGACAAGAAGCCGGTGGCTCTCTATTTGGCCGGGAG CGACACAGAGCAGAGTTTGAGGCTTGTGACAGACCCCAGCAACCCTCTGTGTATCCAGCTGCCATCCACCTTGCCTGCCAACAGCGCCATGGACTCTGACTCGATGCCCACAGTTGCCCTGTCACTGTGCGGGGGTCTCAGGGGCAACAGGCAGGTCTCTCATG AGAAGTTCATGGAACACATGGTTTCCTACCAGCAGTTTGCTGAGAATCCAAGGCTCATCAGTGACCCAAATCTGGTGATAATGATCAACAAGAA gtaTTACAACTGGGCAGTGGCTGGTCCCATagtcctggccctgcaggcTTTCCAGAGGAACATTCCTGAG AGCATCATTGACGAATTGGTGGAGGAGAAGATGCCCAAGAAAGAGTGGAGGAATTGGTTTtcctggaggaggagagaaTTCTCGACAGAAGGG AACACGGCCCCATATCAgccactgaagaaaattaaccaGAACCAGCACAcccctctctgcctgcagcagcagccgaGGCCAGGGAAAGCCAGCGTGGGAACACTGTGGCACGACCCTGCTCAGCAGAG GTGGGAGGAAAAGGAGTCACCCAGTGACCATGAGCCCCAGCACCCTGGGGACATGTCTGCAGTGAAAGCTCCCACTCACAAACCTCTGCCAACCTTCAAGAAATCCCTGCGGCTCTCCTCCAAACAAATT ggaagGTTGAATCTGCAGGATGGCCCCAACGAGGTGGCATTCAGCGTGACGACTCAGTACCAGGGTACGTGCCGCTGTGAGGCCACGATCTACCTGTGGAACTGGAATGAAAAAGTGGTGATCTCAGACATCGATGGCACCATCACCAA ATCGGATGCTCTTGGACATATCTTGCCACAACTGGGTAAAGATTGGACTCACCGTGGGATTGTTAAACTCTTCCACAAAATCCACCT GAATGGCTACAAGTTCCTCTACTGCTCGGCCAGGGCTATTGGCATGGCCCACATCACCAAGGGCTACCTCAAATGGGTCAATGAGCAAGGCTGTGGCCTCCCCATGGGCCCCATGCTGCTTTCTCCCAGTAGCCTCTTGTCTGCCTTCCACAG GGAGGTGATTGAGAAGAAGCCAGAGGTGTTCAAGGTCACCTGCTTGACAGACATCCGAAAACTGTTTACTACAAAGTATCCCTTCTACGCGGGCTTTGGGAACAGGCCCAAT GATGTCTACGCTTACAAGCAAGTGGGGCTGCCAGAGAGCCGCATATTCACAGTAAACCCCAAGGGAGAGCTGACCCAGGAGCTCTCAAAGAACCAAAAGTCAAC GTATGAGCGGCTGTCGGAGCTGGTGGAGGTCTTCTTCCCTCCTGTGGGACAGAGGGGGAGCACTGCGCTGGTACCCCCAGAGTACAGCCACTTTGCCTACGGGAGACCTCCACTGCCTGATGTTGACTTGGATGTCTTGCCCTAA